One Bacteroidota bacterium genomic window, ATAAATGATCAGATCTTCCGGTGCCGGAGGCGTAAAGCTTTCAACCTGCCAGGGATAATCCGTCTGTGCCGTCTGCAGTACACCGGCAATTCCAAATGTTTTTCCTGCAGGATAATCGATCAAACCAGGATATACCTGATCTGTGATGTATTTATCATCCCATGGATCGCTGGTTTTATCGGTATAAGGATCGGCAATGCGTAACTCCCCATCGACAAAATACTGGAAAATATATTCCTGCAAAGGCGTCAAACCTTCGATCTCAAGCCAGAACCGAACACTGTCGGGAGTTAATTTCATGGCAAAGCTTGAATCCACCTCCCAGTCATTAAAATCCCCGATCACAAAAACAAATTCCTTATAGGGTGCTACCAGCGACAGGACAACGGTTTCATCATCCGTATAGTTGATCCCGTCTCTTATGCCAGCCGGCATTTCCTGTACAACGGTGGGTTTTCTTACATAATAATAAAACGAATCAGCCACATATCCTGTATCATTTGTGGCTACTGCCTTGATCCAATGTTTCCCGTACAAACCTGTAATCAATGTATCCTGCAACATGTCCCCTGTATCCTGCTTCATGAGAACTCCATCATTAAACAATGAGATCATGTTGGCTTCACTGGAATTAACTTTAATGAATATGCTATCACCCGGAACCTGGATTAATGCATCCGTGGCAGGGAGCTCAAAAGAAACCTGCAGTCCTCCTTCATAAACCTCCACAAAAATATCCCCGCCGGTCTCGGTCTTACCTTCAAGATAACTACCGCCCACCTCTTCTTCACTTCGAAAGACAAATGCCATCTGCAAAATCTGCTCATTTTGAGGCACACCGTAGTATTGGCGTATATCGGGCGTGATTTCAAGCGTATACAGATCATCAGCTATCCGGG contains:
- a CDS encoding alpha-amylase, which codes for MLKYLLSYSFLALIFLLPFAVKAQVVITNPAFPQVDKPVLITFDATQGSGGLAGYTGDVYAHTGVITSQSSSGSDWKYVKSNWGQNTPETKLTRIADDLYTLEITPDIRQYYGVPQNEQILQMAFVFRSEEEVGGSYLEGKTETGGDIFVEVYEGGLQVSFELPATDALIQVPGDSIFIKVNSSEANMISLFNDGVLMKQDTGDMLQDTLITGLYGKHWIKAVATNDTGYVADSFYYYVRKPTVVQEMPAGIRDGINYTDDETVVLSLVAPYKEFVFVIGDFNDWEVDSSFAMKLTPDSVRFWLEIEGLTPLQEYIFQYFVDGELRIADPYTDKTSDPWDDKYITDQVYPGLIDYPAGKTFGIAGVLQTAQTDYPWQVESFTPPAPEDLIIY